One window from the genome of Leptospira levettii encodes:
- the panD gene encoding aspartate 1-decarboxylase, which translates to MIITVCKGKIHRAVVTEAELHYEGSLTVDLDLMEMAGMKPYEQVSVVNVNNGARFETYLIVGERGSGTICLNGAAARLGMKGDKVIIITYGQVEEKDLPSDYKPKVVFVDENNRPKKA; encoded by the coding sequence CATCACTGTTTGCAAAGGCAAAATCCATAGAGCCGTCGTTACCGAGGCTGAACTCCACTACGAAGGTAGTCTCACTGTTGACCTAGACTTAATGGAAATGGCCGGAATGAAACCGTATGAACAAGTGAGTGTGGTGAACGTGAATAACGGTGCCAGGTTCGAAACCTACCTGATCGTCGGAGAAAGGGGTTCGGGGACCATTTGTTTGAATGGAGCTGCAGCTCGGCTTGGGATGAAAGGAGACAAGGTCATCATCATCACTTATGGCCAAGTGGAAGAAAAGGACCTCCCAAGTGACTACAAACCGAAAGTTGTCTTCGTGGATGAGAACAATCGGCCGAAAAAAGCCTAA